CAGGAAGTACAAAGGATACTCCAGGAATTTTAATAACAAATGGTGATAGATACTTAAAGTTAAAAGAGGGAGTAATAGTAGCTAAAAATCATATTCATATGACAGAAGAAGACTCAAGAAGGTTAAACTTAAAAGATAAGGATAAGGTAAAAGTAAAAATTTGTGGTAGTTTAAGACCAATGATTTTTGAAGATGTTGTTGTGAGAGTGAATAATAGATTTTCTCTAAATATGCATATAGACTATGATGAAGCCAATGCTTGTTTTTTAACTAAAGACTCTTATGGAGAGATTTATGAATGAAAATGATTTATTAGATATTATAAGAAAAGAGATAGAGAAGTATATAAGAGAAAAAAATAGTTCACAAGGACAAAACATAAAAGAAAAAATAACTCTTTTAGGAGAGGATTTAGTACTTAAAGAGGAGTTAGAAAAAAGATTTGAGATTTCAGATGAAAGCGATAAAATAGTAGTTTTTTCATTGGAAATTGATGAGTTATTTTCCATTTCAAACGCAACATATATAAATCCAAAAACAGAGTTGATAATAAAATCTCTATTAAAAAATAAATATATATATTTAATAGAGGAGGGAATATCTTGGCGAAGTTACAGTTGTGAAGTTAAAAAAATAGCCGATAAGTATTTAAGTTATGAAAAAGAACTGAAAGATATGGGGATAAAAATTATTAAAAAAATGGAAGTTCTTGATTATTTGGATAATACTAAAAGGAAAAAATATTTTGATAAAAAAGTGATGACTTTAAAGGATGTTAAAGAGATTGAAAGAGAAGCAGCAGATGAAATAGTTATTTCAGATAAAATCTTTATAACAGACTCAGCCAAAGAATATTTAAAAAATTCAGCTTTAGAAATAAAAAAAGGGTGATTTTATGGTTATAGGAAAGATTATTGGAAATGTTTGGGCAACAAGAAAAGATGAGTCTTTAAATGGTTTGAAATTTATGATAGCTCAACTTGAAAACGGAGAAAAAATAGTTGTATGTGATTATATTGGGGCTGGAACAGGAGATATGGTTCTTATAACAAAAGGAAGTGGAGCAAGAAAAGTTTTAGAAAATGAAAGTATACCAATTGATGCAGTAACAATTGGTATTATAGATGGATTTGAGGAAGGTGAATAGATGAAAAAGAAACTTATTACCTTGGAAAATGTAGAGGAGTTTATAGTTGGAGATGAATTAAATATGTCAAAAGATATGATTCTTCTTCCTAAAGTAAATGATTATTTAAAAAACAAAGGGGTAAAAATTAGATATGTATCTGATAGTTGCAAAAGTTTAGAAGAAAGAATTAAATTGATTTTGACTAAAGACTTTAATATATCAGATGAAAGAGTAATCGGTGAAGTCTTAAAAAAAGTTAAAGGGGGTATAAATAATGGGTATTAATGAGATTATCATTTATATAATGGTTTTATTTATGGTAATTGGAGCAATTGATAAGTGTTTAGGAAATAAATTTGGTTATGGTGAGAAGTTTGAAGAGGGAATTATGGCAATGGGTGCTCTAGCTCTAGCAATGGTTGGAGTAATATCACTTGCTCCAGTATTAGCCAAGATACTTCGTCCAATAATTTCTCCAGCTTATACAATGCTTGGGGCAGACCCAGCAATGTTTGCTACGACATTATTGGCAAATGATATGGGTGGATATCCACTAGCAATGGAGCTAGCACTTTCACCTGAAGCTGGAAAATTTGCAGGGCTAATACTAGGGGCAATGATGGGACCAACTCTTGTTTTCACAATTCCAGTAGCACTTGGAATAATTGAAAAAGAGGATAGACCATACTTAGCAAAGGGTATATTAGCAGGTATGATTACAATTCCAATTGGTTGTTTAGCAGGTGGATTAACAGCAGGATTCTCATTAGAGTTAGTACTTTCAAATATACTTCCAATAATAATCTTCTCAGCATTAATATCTTTAGGTCTTTGGAAAATGCCTGAAAAGATGACTAGTGGATTCACAATTTTTGGAAAAGGAGTAGTCATCGTTATAACAATTGGATTAGCTGCATCAATAATTGAAACATTAACAGGAATTGTTGTTATCCCAGGAATGGCTCCAATAACAGATGGTATTGAAATTGTAGGAAGCATTGCAATTACATTAGCTGGTGCATTCCCATTAGTATTATTCTTAACTAAAGTTTTAAATAAACCACTTACAAAACTTGGAGAATCATTGGGAATGAATGAAAAAGCAGCAGCAGGATTAGTAGCAACACTTGCTAACAATATCCCAATGTTTGGATTAATGAAAGAGATGGATAAAAAAGGTAAAGTAATAAACGTAGCATTTGCTGTAAGTGCGGCTTTCGTATTTGGAGATCACTTAGGATTTACTGCAGGAGTAGATTCGCAAATGATATTCCCAATGGTTGTTGGAAAGTTAGTTGGTGGAGTAACAGCAGTTATTTTAGCAAAATTTATGTTCAGAAATATAGAGGGTGAAGCAAAATGATAAATATAGATGAGTTAGAACTAGAAAAAATAATTAGAAAAGTTATAGAGAAAGAGTTAAGAGGAGAAAAAAGTATAAAGTATGTAGATCCATCTGGTGTAGCTGTTGTAAAAGCTGAAAAGATAGAAAAAGTTAAGTTTGATACAGGAAATCCTCAAGATCAAGTTTATGTAACAGATTTATTCTCTTTAGAAGAAAGCCCTAGAATTGGTGCGGGTATGATGGAGATGACAAAAAGTACTTTCGATTGGACATTAAATTATGATGAGATTGATTATGTAATAGAGGGTAAATTAGAAATTGTAATAGATGGAAGAACAATTACAGGTGAAAAAGGAGATGTCCTTTTAATTCCAAAGGGATCAAGTATAAAGTTTAAAGCTACAGAATATGCTAAGTTTATCTATGTTGTCTATCCAGCTAACTGGATGGAACAGAAGTAGGTGGGGTTATGAGAGAATATTTCATAAAACCAAAAATAAAATCAGGTGAAGATTCTTTAGACTGTTTAAAAACATTAAAATATTCAAGTTACCTTATAGTAACAGATAAAGCTATGGTAGATTTAAAAATAGTGGATAAAATTTTAGAAAAATTACCTAAAGACTCAAAAGTAAAAATATTTAAAGATGTAACTCCTAATCCAACAGTAGAAATAGTTGAAAGAGGATTAAAAGAGATTGTTTATTTTTCTCCTCAGTGTGTAATTGGTTTAGGTGGTGGTTCGCCAATAGATGCTTGTAAAGGTATTTTATATTTTAATTTGAAAATAGAAGACGAACTGAAAATAAAAAGAGAGAAGCCATACTTTATTGCAATACCAACAACAAGTGGAACAGGATCGGAAGTGACATCATATAGTGTTATAACTAAAGGGGATAAAAAAATTGCACTGGCTAATGAGGAGATGTTACCAGATTTAGCAATATTAAATCCAGAGTTTATGAAAACACTTCCATCTAAAATAATTGCAGATACAGGTATGGACGTTTTAACTCATGCACTAGAGGCTTATGTTTCTACAATAGCAACACCATTTACAGACTCATCAGCTAAAGAAGCCATAAAAATTATTAAAGAGAATTTAGTAAATCACTTTAACAATCCACAGTTACTGCTTCCAAGAGAAAATGTGCAGTATGCTTCTTGTATGGCTGGGATAGCTTTTAATAATTCATCTTTAGGTATTAACCATAGTGTAGCACACTCTATTGGAGCAAAGTTTCATATATCTCATGGAAGAGCTAACGCTATAATAATGCCATATATAATTGAAGTTAATACAAAAGCTTGGAAGAAATATAGTGAACTTGCAAAGCTTTTAGATTTTAATCCAACTGATGACGAAAATGGAAAAAATCTATTTAATGGATTTGTAAAAAAACTAAAGGAAAATTTAGGAATAGAAAAATCTTTGAAAGATTTAGGTATAAACTTTGAAGAGTTTAAAATTAAAATTCCAGAGATATTAGAAGATATAAAAGGAGATATATGCACAGAGTATAATCCCAATAGATTAACTGATGAGGATTATATAAAACTTTTATTGAAAATTTATTTTGGAGAATAATACAGAAATGGCGTGGATATTCACGCCATTTTATATTAATTACTTGCCCCTTTAAAACTACTTTTTTTCATCTCTTTTAAAAACTCTTGAAGTTCATTTTTCTCATCATCTGTTACAGAAGAGATATCTTTATTCAAAAGTTCGATAAATCTATTTTTTGACATATAATCACTCCCCATAAATTATTTAAAATTAACAACCCACTTTTCAATTCTCTCATCTGTTAAATTACTTTGATTTGATTCATCAATAACTAAACCAATAAACTTACCATTTTCAATAGCTGTCGACTCATCAAAAGAGTATCCATCAGTTGAAGTTGATCCAACAATAGTTGCGTTAGCTTCAGTTGCAGCAACATATAAATCCCTCATTCCATTAACAAAACTAGAAGAGAAAGCTTCTTGATCTCCAACTCCAACAATTCCAATTTTTTTTCCAGTTAAATTTAAGCTTTTTAATTTTTCCAAAGGTCCAATCCAATCATCTTGTATATCTCCTATTCCCCAAGTAGATGTTGCTAATATAGCAGTATCAAATTCTGAAATCTTCTCGATATCACCTGCGTGAAATACTTTTGCATCTAATAAACTTCCTAATTTTTCAGCAACTTGTTCAGTAACTCCAGTAGTACTTCCATAAAATACACCAATATTCATAAATAAACCTCCTTAATTATTGTTGATATGATTATATAATAAAATATTTTGAAAATCAAGATATTTTTAAATAAAAAAAAGAAGAGTTTAAAAAAACTCTTCTAAAAATTATTTTATAGATAGTTAATGATTCTATAAAGCCAATTTGCTAGGGGATCCTTAATTTCAACCATTTCACAATAAAGTTCTTTTAACATTTGTTTTTTAAGATCTTTAAATTGCTCATCATAGAATAGGTTATTAATCTCTTCAGGATCTTTTTCTAAATCATAAAGCTCACAAAGATCAGTTGCATTAAAAACAATTTTATATCTTTCATTTCTCCACATTCTTTGTTCAAAAGATACGAAGTGACCAGAAAGTTGTCCTAAAATTCCATTTCTTTTATCATATGCTTCGTTTCTTAGTAATGGAAGAAGAGATTTTCCATCGAAGAAATCAGAATAATTACCATTGATAAGATCACTACATGAAGGAGTTAAATCATGTAAATAAACCATGGCATTTTCTCTCTCTCCCTTTCTAGGAGATTTAGGATCTTTTATAATCATTGGAATTCTATAGGTAGTTTCAAACATAAACTCCCCTTTTTCAATCATCTTATGAGCTCCCATAGCATCTCCGTGATCAGCAGTAACTGTCAAAAATATATCATCATAAAGTCCTTCATTTTTTAGGAATTGGAAGAACTCTCCAAGAGCATCATCGATAAGAGTTATATATCCCCAGAATTTAGTTATAACCTCTTTCCATCTATCTTCACTAGCATCCCACATTCCCCACATTTGAGAGATACTTTTATAGTGGTTTGGTTTATTTTTTAAAGGTTCATAGAAACTTTTATCAAGGATTACATCATTAGGATTATACATAGAGTAATAAGGTTCTGGAACTACACATGGAGTGTGAGGTCCCCAGAAGTTCATCCAAATAAAAAATGGTCTTCCTTCTTTTTTAGCTTGTAAAATCTCTTTTTTAGCTTCGTCAATTACAAAGAATGGTAGAGTGGCTTCTTTAGGACAATGAAGTTTTCCACAAAGTTCTTGAACTCTAAGATGAGGGTTTTCTCCGAAATATTCATCTGTAACTTTAGGAGTTTCAAATCCTTTTTCTTCTAACCATTTTACATATCTATCCTCTTTTTTAGGTCCTTGGTCAAAAACCATGTTTTCATAAACATTGCTTCCAGGATATCCATATCCATCGAAATTATGACCAATAAATCCAAAATCTTTAGGTAAAATATTTCCTCCAACATGCCACTTTCCAATATATATTTTTTTATGGTCTTTTAAGTCTGAAATTATATTTGGATTATTTAAGCTAGGATCTTGTACCTCAGCTTTTTCAACATTTCTAATTATTTTATGATTTGTTGGCATTTGCCCTGTGAAAAGTGATGTTCTTGCTGGACAACAAACAGAGGAAGGAGTATATGCTCTATCAAAAATAACTCCCTCATCAGCTAACTTATCCATATTAGGAGTTTTAACAATATTATGTCCATAACACCCTAACATATCAGTACGAATTTGATCTAATAAAATAATTGCTATATTTTCCATTTACTACTCCTTTAAACTTATTTTTTATATTCTGTCGTATATATAAATCTATCCCCTCTTATGTATGCTAAAGTATATTCAAAAATTTTATTATTGAACCATAGTTTTTTTTCAATCTCCATACCTAAATTGCAATTTTTGATTTTCATAAGTTTTTGTAAATCATCATTTAATATACAAGGTCTAAATTTTTCAATTCCTTTTTCAAAAACTATTCCATATTTTTTTTCTAAAATATCATAAAGTTTTTTATCAGATAAATCCATTTTTTCTAATCCAGGAAGTTTTTCAGCTAAAAAATGTATTTTTTCATAAAGTATAGGTTCATTATCAGCATATCTAACCCATTCAATGATAAGAACATTTTCAGTTGTAATCTCCATTTGCTCTTGTATTTCCTCTGTTGGAGAAAAAATTCCAATAGACAAAATTTTGGAGTATGGTGTTTTACCAGATTTTTTTATATCATCAAAAAGTTTATTTAAACCTGACTTATTTTGAACGATAGGCATTGGTGTAACAAATGTTCCTTTTCCTCTAATCTTTTGTATAAGATTATCTTGCTCAAGTTTTTCGAGAGCTTTACGAATAGTGATTCTACTTACGTTGTAATTTTCACATAATTGCATCTCAGTAGGAAGTTTTTCAAACTCTTTTATTTTTCCCTTTTCGATGCTTTTTTTTAGCTCTTTATAAATTTTTTCATAATGACTGTTATTTTTCTTTATTTTACTCACCTCGAGCATTAAAATTTGTATTATTTGTTATGCTCATTTTTTATCATATAAATGATTTTTTTTCAAGAATTATTTGTCTTTTATAAACATAACAAATATAACAACTTTATAAGAAGTGTCTATTTAATATGAAGTTTAGAGTATTACATTTTTTATAAAAAAATAGTGGTTAAAATTAAGATATTGTTTGTTTTTCAAAAAGAATGTATAAATAAAGTAATAAAAAATGGGAGGTGTAAGTATGTTAATGACAATTTTAAGTTTTGTATTTGTCACAGCATTAATCGGTTTCATATCTTATTTAAAAACTAAGGATGAAGAACACTCAGCACAAGGATATTTTTTGGCAGGTAGGGGACTGTCAGGAGTAGTTATTGGATTTTCAATGGTTTTAACAAGTTTATCAACAGAGCAACTAATAGGAACAAATGCGTCAGCTTATGTTAGTAACTTTTCAATTATGGCATGGACTGTTCAATCAGTTATTCCGCTATGTGTTTTAGCACTTTATCTTTTACCAAGATATTTAAAAGGTGGATTTACAACAATTCCAGAATTTTTTGAAGCTAGGTATGATAGACAGACAAGACAGATGATGTCATTTCTTTTTATGGTTGGTTATACATTTATTTTAATTCCGGGAGCATTATATTCAGGAGCAATAGCTTTTTCACAGATGTTTGATATTCCAGGTCTTTTTAATATAAGCTTTAATATGTCTATTTGGGTTATTGTATGGCTAATAGGAATAATTGGAGGAATATATGCTATATTTGGTGGTTTAAAAGCGGTAGCAGTATCAGATACGTTAAATGGATTAGCTTTAATTATAGGTGGAGCAATGATTCCATTCTTTGCTTTAAAATACTTAGGAGATGGAAGTATTTTAGATGGAGTTACTAAAATAACAACAACTCACTATGATAAATTAAACGCTTGGGGAGCAGCAACTGATCCAGTTCCTTGGACGACTATTTTCACGGGAATAATGATTGTTAACTTTTTTTACTGGGCTACAAATCAAGCAATTATTCAAAGAGCTTTAGGAGCAAAAAGTTTAGCTGAAGGACAAAAAGGTATTTTGATAGCAGGAGTATTTTTATTAACACTACCATTTATGTTAAATTTACCAGGGTTAGTATCGTTTCATATATTTGGAAACTCTTTAAATAATATTGATTTAGCATACCCAACTCTTGTAAGAGAAGTTTTACCAAAGCCACTATTAGGATTTTTTACGGCATGTTTATTTGGGGCAATATTAAGTACTTTTAATTCTTTCTTAAATAGTGCAGCAACTTTATTTTGCTATGATTTTTATAAACCTATATTTAAAAAGAATATTTCAGATGATGATTTAATAAGAGTTGCCAAAATATCAGGAACAGTAATAGCTATTATATCAATGATTATTGCTCCTATGTTACAATCTGGATCAGATGGATTATTTTTACTTTTAAAAAGATTTGCTGGATTCTTTAATATTCCTATAATAGCTCTTGTAGCAGTTGGTTTTTTAAACAAAACAATAAATGGTTTAGCAGCAAGAATAACAGTAATAGCTCATGTAACACTGTATTTTTCTTTAGTTTGGATATTTAAAATAAATCTTAACTTTGTTCATGTAATGGGTGGATTATTTGTATTTGATATAATTCTTATGGTTATATTAGGTAGTTTTATGAAAAGAAAGATTCCTTATGAGCTACCAAAAGAAAATAAATCTCATGTAGATTTATCAAATTGGAAATATGCTATTCCAGTATCATATATTTTAATGTTAGGATTAGCATATGTATATACGATTTTATCAAAAATTGGATTAGCAGGTGGAAATTCTTTAACAGTAATTAATGTTGTATACTTTACTCTTGCAGCTGGTGGAGTTTTTATAATAATGAAATCTAGATCATCAGTTAAAAATAATGTGAATGAAAACGATCAAGTATCTTTAGAAAAGAATAATATATAAAATATAAAGAAGCCAACTAAAATTTTTTCTAGTTGGTTTCTTTTAAATTAAATATTTAAACTATCTTCAATTAATTTTTTAGGGTCTTGAATTGCTACTTTTGTTTTAACATCCAATGTTTTTATATTTTTAAATCTTTGAGGTTCTTTTATAGCTACGTCATGTGCAAAGATTACAACTTTAGCATTTTCTACATCTTTTTGAGTAATTCTGTTTACAATACCGTTAGCTCCTTGAGTTTCAACTTTTATTTTAATACCCATCTTAGCAGCTGTTTTTTCTAAAGCTTTAGCAGCTAAGAATGTATGAGCAACTCCAGATGGACAAGATGTTATAGCTAAAACATCAGCTTCACCTTCATCTACTACACCCTCATAATTTAACTCTTCCATCTCTTCTTCTAAAGTTTCAGGAGCGATAGGTTTTAAAGTATTAACAATTAAAGCTGTAGTTAATGCTCCTAAAATAGTTCCAAGGATATACCCAAACTTCCCTTCAACTACTGGTAAAACAATCCATCCTCCCCAAGGAGCGTGATTGATACAGTTCATTAAAAATCCAATAATATTTCCAACAATTCCACCAGCAACTATAGCAGGTAAAACTCTCATAGGATCAGCAGCAGCAAAAGGAATTGCCCCTTCACTAATTCCAATTAATCCCATTATAGCAGCAGCCTTTCCAGCTTCTTTTTCATCTTTTGTATATTTTTTAGGAGATAAGAAAGTAGCTAAAGCCATTCCAAGAGGTGGAGTACAAATCGCTATTCCAACTCCGCCCATTAACCAAGGTTGTGTATCAACTTGAGTTTGAGCAAAAAGTGTAGCAACTTTATTAATAGGTCCACCCATATCAAAGGCTGTCATTCCACCAAGAATAGCTCCAAGAGCAACTTTACCACTACCAGCCATACTAGCAAGCCAAGTATTCATACTTGTCATCATAGCAGCTATTGGAATACCTATTCCCCACATTACAATACCACAAACTATAAATGTTCCAATTAAAGGATAGATAAATATAGATCCCAAAGATTTCATGCTGTCAGGAAGCTTGATTTTTTTAAGAAGGTTGATAATGAAACCAGCTATAAATCCAACGATAATAGCTCCTAAGAATCCAGTTTTATAATTTTGAACTGCTATCCATGAACCGATCATACCTGGTGCTAAACCTGGTTTATCAGCAATAGAGTAAGCAATATATCCACCAAGAACAGCTGTAAAAAGAGTAAGTCCAGCTATACCCATATCAGCCATATCTTTTAAAAATCCAGTTTCAGGTACAGCACCTTTTCCAGATAACATTACAGCAAGAGATAGTAAAACTCCTCCAGCAACAATGAATGGAATCATATGTGAAGTTCCAAAAAGAAGATGTTCTTTTAGTTTATTTAAGTGAAACTTAAATGATTTATTCTCCTCAGTTGATTTTTCAAATGATTTTTCTTTTTTATTTATAGTTTCAGTTTTTAAAGGTGCTGATTTATCGTTTTTTAAAATAATATTTAAAAATTCATCTTTATTTTTAGCGCCTCTAAGAGATTCAATA
This region of Cetobacterium somerae ATCC BAA-474 genomic DNA includes:
- a CDS encoding 1-propanol dehydrogenase PduQ, whose product is MREYFIKPKIKSGEDSLDCLKTLKYSSYLIVTDKAMVDLKIVDKILEKLPKDSKVKIFKDVTPNPTVEIVERGLKEIVYFSPQCVIGLGGGSPIDACKGILYFNLKIEDELKIKREKPYFIAIPTTSGTGSEVTSYSVITKGDKKIALANEEMLPDLAILNPEFMKTLPSKIIADTGMDVLTHALEAYVSTIATPFTDSSAKEAIKIIKENLVNHFNNPQLLLPRENVQYASCMAGIAFNNSSLGINHSVAHSIGAKFHISHGRANAIIMPYIIEVNTKAWKKYSELAKLLDFNPTDDENGKNLFNGFVKKLKENLGIEKSLKDLGINFEEFKIKIPEILEDIKGDICTEYNPNRLTDEDYIKLLLKIYFGE
- a CDS encoding GntR family transcriptional regulator, with protein sequence MSKIKKNNSHYEKIYKELKKSIEKGKIKEFEKLPTEMQLCENYNVSRITIRKALEKLEQDNLIQKIRGKGTFVTPMPIVQNKSGLNKLFDDIKKSGKTPYSKILSIGIFSPTEEIQEQMEITTENVLIIEWVRYADNEPILYEKIHFLAEKLPGLEKMDLSDKKLYDILEKKYGIVFEKGIEKFRPCILNDDLQKLMKIKNCNLGMEIEKKLWFNNKIFEYTLAYIRGDRFIYTTEYKK
- a CDS encoding flavodoxin produces the protein MNIGVFYGSTTGVTEQVAEKLGSLLDAKVFHAGDIEKISEFDTAILATSTWGIGDIQDDWIGPLEKLKSLNLTGKKIGIVGVGDQEAFSSSFVNGMRDLYVAATEANATIVGSTSTDGYSFDESTAIENGKFIGLVIDESNQSNLTDERIEKWVVNFK
- a CDS encoding EutN/CcmL family microcompartment protein, producing the protein MVIGKIIGNVWATRKDESLNGLKFMIAQLENGEKIVVCDYIGAGTGDMVLITKGSGARKVLENESIPIDAVTIGIIDGFEEGE
- a CDS encoding cupin domain-containing protein; the encoded protein is MINIDELELEKIIRKVIEKELRGEKSIKYVDPSGVAVVKAEKIEKVKFDTGNPQDQVYVTDLFSLEESPRIGAGMMEMTKSTFDWTLNYDEIDYVIEGKLEIVIDGRTITGEKGDVLLIPKGSSIKFKATEYAKFIYVVYPANWMEQK
- a CDS encoding sulfatase-like hydrolase/transferase yields the protein MENIAIILLDQIRTDMLGCYGHNIVKTPNMDKLADEGVIFDRAYTPSSVCCPARTSLFTGQMPTNHKIIRNVEKAEVQDPSLNNPNIISDLKDHKKIYIGKWHVGGNILPKDFGFIGHNFDGYGYPGSNVYENMVFDQGPKKEDRYVKWLEEKGFETPKVTDEYFGENPHLRVQELCGKLHCPKEATLPFFVIDEAKKEILQAKKEGRPFFIWMNFWGPHTPCVVPEPYYSMYNPNDVILDKSFYEPLKNKPNHYKSISQMWGMWDASEDRWKEVITKFWGYITLIDDALGEFFQFLKNEGLYDDIFLTVTADHGDAMGAHKMIEKGEFMFETTYRIPMIIKDPKSPRKGERENAMVYLHDLTPSCSDLINGNYSDFFDGKSLLPLLRNEAYDKRNGILGQLSGHFVSFEQRMWRNERYKIVFNATDLCELYDLEKDPEEINNLFYDEQFKDLKKQMLKELYCEMVEIKDPLANWLYRIINYL
- a CDS encoding solute:sodium symporter family transporter, whose translation is MLMTILSFVFVTALIGFISYLKTKDEEHSAQGYFLAGRGLSGVVIGFSMVLTSLSTEQLIGTNASAYVSNFSIMAWTVQSVIPLCVLALYLLPRYLKGGFTTIPEFFEARYDRQTRQMMSFLFMVGYTFILIPGALYSGAIAFSQMFDIPGLFNISFNMSIWVIVWLIGIIGGIYAIFGGLKAVAVSDTLNGLALIIGGAMIPFFALKYLGDGSILDGVTKITTTHYDKLNAWGAATDPVPWTTIFTGIMIVNFFYWATNQAIIQRALGAKSLAEGQKGILIAGVFLLTLPFMLNLPGLVSFHIFGNSLNNIDLAYPTLVREVLPKPLLGFFTACLFGAILSTFNSFLNSAATLFCYDFYKPIFKKNISDDDLIRVAKISGTVIAIISMIIAPMLQSGSDGLFLLLKRFAGFFNIPIIALVAVGFLNKTINGLAARITVIAHVTLYFSLVWIFKINLNFVHVMGGLFVFDIILMVILGSFMKRKIPYELPKENKSHVDLSNWKYAIPVSYILMLGLAYVYTILSKIGLAGGNSLTVINVVYFTLAAGGVFIIMKSRSSVKNNVNENDQVSLEKNNI
- a CDS encoding PTS fructose transporter subunit EIIC → MNFSNLIDKNLIVLDLDSLNKNEVIEKLVDLLDENGALINKNEFLEAVLLRETKSPTGLEDGLAIPHGKSPSVKTPKIAAARLKNKIKDWESVDESNEVDLIFLIAIPDAEKGTTHIEVLSNLTTLFMEDGFIESLRGAKNKDEFLNIILKNDKSAPLKTETINKKEKSFEKSTEENKSFKFHLNKLKEHLLFGTSHMIPFIVAGGVLLSLAVMLSGKGAVPETGFLKDMADMGIAGLTLFTAVLGGYIAYSIADKPGLAPGMIGSWIAVQNYKTGFLGAIIVGFIAGFIINLLKKIKLPDSMKSLGSIFIYPLIGTFIVCGIVMWGIGIPIAAMMTSMNTWLASMAGSGKVALGAILGGMTAFDMGGPINKVATLFAQTQVDTQPWLMGGVGIAICTPPLGMALATFLSPKKYTKDEKEAGKAAAIMGLIGISEGAIPFAAADPMRVLPAIVAGGIVGNIIGFLMNCINHAPWGGWIVLPVVEGKFGYILGTILGALTTALIVNTLKPIAPETLEEEMEELNYEGVVDEGEADVLAITSCPSGVAHTFLAAKALEKTAAKMGIKIKVETQGANGIVNRITQKDVENAKVVIFAHDVAIKEPQRFKNIKTLDVKTKVAIQDPKKLIEDSLNI
- the eutH gene encoding ethanolamine utilization protein EutH — translated: MGINEIIIYIMVLFMVIGAIDKCLGNKFGYGEKFEEGIMAMGALALAMVGVISLAPVLAKILRPIISPAYTMLGADPAMFATTLLANDMGGYPLAMELALSPEAGKFAGLILGAMMGPTLVFTIPVALGIIEKEDRPYLAKGILAGMITIPIGCLAGGLTAGFSLELVLSNILPIIIFSALISLGLWKMPEKMTSGFTIFGKGVVIVITIGLAASIIETLTGIVVIPGMAPITDGIEIVGSIAITLAGAFPLVLFLTKVLNKPLTKLGESLGMNEKAAAGLVATLANNIPMFGLMKEMDKKGKVINVAFAVSAAFVFGDHLGFTAGVDSQMIFPMVVGKLVGGVTAVILAKFMFRNIEGEAK